Proteins encoded in a region of the Hippocampus zosterae strain Florida chromosome 11, ASM2543408v3, whole genome shotgun sequence genome:
- the LOC127610357 gene encoding uncharacterized protein LOC127610357 isoform X7 — translation MSESIVRKIQPFTIGTKLSVPAVPKCQDFTETYLHCQNIDNCTLQQNLNSLYLSQQQVCAHGPCLIVPTGQQITPVKQKEHDMTAEDHLNQNVAPSSAVSRSIKKITISGNKKSPENAISVGLKQRSVLGSTSKNHNNNNNIGGTCHSNLPRIVGVDCDNKPNSQFKVLVTTNNGEDYPAMQEQTKSKRQKSIQQDKDAQRCQHHAQNEEPSYVTSKSDFYTQHTSVFNKEVLQAETWSKSKLRDLKDDSKIQGCPLQDWDEASQILQRDLKDFDNTLIQLNQTGDQLICKLNPSSDLVKNQLSHLKDQWNILKQTAASQSRVLGASKNLQEFNKKVDKLETWIKEKEEEQSLVNVLVANADKLQLTRRILDLKQTLSWLKENVSMATQVCSIATFEGIEAARGCQHAVQQEILTNKDRIEVVKKEGHSLVRAEHPGSIKIEQFLSQLEMLWEELQRRHQRNAVFLQASEDLSVRVFKVQQALGSLESWLESVALSMKESSLAREPETTSVAEQENCRLGKEIAIRSEELGALRQEVERLQGHSHPHARGLPSRMEEVNTKYQRILSALTQQSSKLQDKHMQTESLKQVELDKSQEPDSTPCLVQPLHSKSSSNPDLLGLQSSGEGELSRGSSVEELREAAGMPNDTVRERIPSQRHEESIQELLSKQARLSVCLEECLCCCNDLNLDVLEKETDMAVQCEPDHCDLETLQERTTQLETDYEVLTDEVKEMESQACRLKELCPESVLVLGTKIRAILKVWMELGKRVMELKSRLQEFLHLQDFFRSYLSMISWTEDTRSCIFSEALHLRSDGQSLVSTELDVQIEQKFEEFDELAASGRYILDKEHHLTQMVGERLEELRSMLGWISVHWRAKKQEWILTKRTQESSIDNIYSEATLYSPSETTESYEYCQSLNLISEGRKPKAGGDSQNPEQFHGHAQQPEEKQLEDGYEVMKSITQWDGEAPRSESPTQSLMVIREPSSSSVGGMVNLILRFGNAGNSHFQMVDQSVSNDEVVEETSEPLHRPTQPACKNFWKRCQGLLENALGSLKRKKKIYRQSANEVSTYLHVKNNNSAVAPVYESITLPPQKNRLTSSTSLTSSSSSSSPPSTVQAPQTSISFHPLNVNSSIFCSLKRMGKKRKRKRDTRRHTIQKVMGVDEETDEPLYACETVTYDTHTWPLKDGRRKKGSPQCGDEIDGMSDIKNPLLRDIELECTGEDTITPYAVSEGRATSNQGTGRCKFLSLGSVLSFDLPKDMTLIPSIQEIITIAPPESNKAIGTDPDPDFQRHTAMSSFKQTRPSLDNTVNRAEVSSQIQTSTVAAKGLADNDAILNTSPPLAKDGDQMAPCNGLSKSQFNVQDDAEQEWDEISSVLKTGNDYTCKLSQPIYVNQATVAIHSAAHKHKCPNVRTLIRDLNGHKYHKSAIHAHDENTGQCLHQASHMFVNLKSTVKVRQDSVDSGISSSSSIKLYPEGSCADNPQVTGMVGKLMSLQVGRIDSMKTTENVGSSKHSEDPQQEPVHLDRQQFEEEEEELEGIWKQTTNFRQSICSDIMYQPNQEESISLDQPSKAIPSSSPSQVRNLATASEPNLLVADFRLPWNNQSLLCGDKEPLQIVKDRRSWAAFPNRDQIGKTFVAVNETAADQLKLPNVVDNQKYIYRYKDGEEEEESKGGEEMGKRTTSSKGQSNGFCYRGNDVQNLDTMDMQDESTATRGRCGTLNENPEMQTMEGTLERKQKCQLGGKKAASRGWNSYHTVLYRHTLCFYQHKKETLRTSTCGLPLNLTGAECSLAPEYTKKPNCFRLRLRDGSEYLFNASSRFLMNKWMNKIQVNTGGSQSASSLSSNPVDRDIPISLSPPLCSGCYGLAKCYCSSQHDLTSTFPRWKPPNRPKDMVVLSREFIRMPKSHRRCLGEHSTISSTHGHSCKEQDDVDNDDCKQMMTHRHQGGSGDSTSSLHSSPPRSNQDWLSSKCRSHSFTSATYQKIKPTQQTCRGPEKGSNYSVTLVLGDKSLDRKIGGASVAVAGWQQDNCPPMSYTGLARSRNKSIFKKLCGKIDL, via the exons ATGTCTGAGAGCATCGTCAGGAAGATACAGCCCTTCACAATCGGGACGAAGCTGTCAGTCCCCGCCGTGCCCAAATGCCAGGATTTTACGGAGACTTATCTGCACTGTCAGAACATTGATAACTGCACACTGCAGCAGAACCTGAACTCGCTCTACCTCAGTCAACAGCAGGTCTGCGCACATGGCCCCTGCCTGATCGTTCCCACCGGCCAGCAGATCACCCCCGTAAAACAGAAAGAGCACGATATGACCGCAGAAGACCACCTCAATCAGAACGTTGCGCCTTCCTCTGCTGTTTCCAGATCCATCAAGAAGATCACAATCTCTGGGAATAAGAAAAGCCCAGAGAACGCAATTTCAGTGGGACTAAAACAGCGATCCGTTTTGGGATCCACATccaaaaaccacaacaacaacaacaacatcggtGGCACATGTCATTCCAACCTTCCGCGGATTGTGGGAGTCGACTGTGACAATAAGCCTAACTCTCAGTTCAAG GTTTTAGTGACTACAAACAATGGTGAGGATTATCCAGCGATGCAAGAGCAAACCAAATCAAAAAGACAGAAGTCCATACAACAG GACAAAGATGCTCAAAGATGTCAGCATCACGCACAGAATGAAGAGCCATCATATGTTACATCCAAGAGTGACTTCTATACTCAGCACACATCTGTCTTCAACAAGGAAGTACTGCAG GCTGAGACATGGAGCAAAAGCAAACTTCGAGACCTGAAGGATGATTCCAAAATTCAGGGCTGCCCCCTGCAGGACTGGGATGAAGCCTCACAGATACTTCAGCGAGATCTTAAGGACTTTGACAACACCCTGATTCAACTCAACCAG ACAGGTGATCAGCTGATCTGCAAGCTGAATCCCTCTTCCGATCTTGTGAAGAATCAGCTCAGCCATCTGAAAGACCAATGGAATATTCTGAAACAAACAGCTGCCAGCCAATCCAGGGTCCTGGGAGCTTCCAAAAACCTGCAGGAGTTCAACAAAAAAGTGGACAAGCTCGAGACATGGATTAAAGAGAAG gaagaggagcagTCTCTTGTTAATGTCCTGGTTGCAAACGCTGACAAACTGCAGCTAACCAGAAGAATTTTAGATTTGAAACAG actcTGTCCTGGCTGAAGGAAAATGTTTCCATGGCCACACAAGTGTGCTCAATAGCCACTTTCGAAGGAATCGAGGCAGCCAGGGGTTGCCAGCACGCAGTGCAACAAGAAATCCTCACCAACAAAGACCGGATAGAGGTGGTCAAAAAA GAGGGACACAGTTTGGTCCGCGCTGAGCACCCAGGCAGCATCAAGATAGAGCAGTTCCTCAGCCAGCTGGAGATGCTTTGGGAAGAGCTGCAGAGGAGGCACCAGAGAAATGCTGTCTTCCTGCAGGCCTCAGAAGACTTGAGCGTGAGG GTTTTTAAAGTACAACAGGCACTTGGAAGCCTGGAGTCTTGGCTGGAGTCTGTGGCGCTTTCCATGAAGGAGTCCTCGCTCGCCCGTGAGCCTGAAACAACGTCAGTTGCAGAGCAAGAGAACTGTCGGCTCGGGAAAGAAATAGCCATTCGTTCCGAGGAGCTTGGTGCTCTCAGACAAGAGGTGGAGCGCCTACAGGGCCACAGTCATCCACACGCACGTGGCTTGCCATCACGTATGGAAGAGGTGAACACAAA GTACCAACGTATTTTAAGTGCCCTGACTCAGCAGAGCTCCAAGCTGCAGGACAAGCACATGCAGACTGAGTCCTTGAAGCAAGTGGAGCTGGACAAGAGTCAGGAGCCTGACAGTACTCCATGCTTAGTTCAG CCTCTCCACAGTAAGAGCTCATCAAATCCTGACTTGCTGGGACTTCAAAGTAGTGGTGAGGGTGAGCTAAGCAGGGGGAGCTCTGTGGAGGAACTGAGAGAAGCTGCGGGGATGCCGAATGACACCGTGAGGGAAAGAATACCATCGCAACGTCACGAGGAGTCCATACAGGAGCTATTGAGCAAG CAAGCCAGACTGTCTGTGTGCTTGGAGGAGTGTCTCTGCTGCTGCAATGACCTTAACCTGGATGTCCTTGAGAAGGAGACAGATATGGCAGTCCAGTGTGAGCCAGATCACTGTGACTTGGAGACTCTGCAGGAGAGGACCACCCAGCTCGAG ACTGACTATGAGGTTCTCACTGATGAAGTGAAGGAGATGGAGAGCCAGGCTTGTCGTTTGAAGGAGCTCTGCCCAGAGAGCGTACTGGTACTTGGGACAAAGATTCGGGCAATACTGAAGGTCTGGATGGAGCTGGGGAAAAGAGTGATGGAGCTCAAATCACGTCTGCAAGAATTCCTGCATCTCCAAGACTTCTTCAGGAGCTACCTTTCAATGAT CTCATGGACAGAAGACACTCGGTCATGCATCTTCTCAGAAGCCTTGCATCTGAGATCAGATGGACAGAGCCTAGTGTCCACAGAGCTTGATGTACAAATTGAGCAGAAGTTTGAGGAGTTTGATGAGCTGGCGGCATCTGGGAGATATATTTTAGACAAAGAACACCATCTCACTCAGATG GTAGGAGAGCGCTTGGAAGAACTACGCAGTATGCTTGGGTGGATTTCTGTGCACTGGAGAGCAAAGAAACAAGAGTGGATTCTCACGAAAAGGACGCAGGAGTCCTCAATCGATAACATTTACTCCGAGGCCACATTGTACTCTCCTTCAGAG ACTACAGAATCCTATGAGTACTGTCAGTCTCTGAATCTCATCTCAGAAGGAAGAAAACCCAAGGCTGGAGGAGACAGCCAGAACCCGGAACAGTTTCATGGACATGCTCAGCAGCCAGAGGAGAAGCAGTTAGAGGATGGCTACGAGGTGATGAAAAGTATCACACAATGGGACGGTGAGGCCCCCCGATCAGAGTCTCCCACACAATCACTCATGGTCATTCGGGAGCCCAGCAGTTCCTCTGTAGGGGGCATGGTCAACCTCATCCTCCGCTTTGGTAACGCAGGGAACAGCCATTTTCAGATGGTGGACCAATCTGTTTCGAATGATGAGGTTGTTGAGGAGACTTCTGAGCCTCTCCACAGG CCGACTCAGCCAGCCTGTAAAAACTTTTGGAAGCGCTGCCAGGGGCTTTTGGAAAATGCTTTGGGTAGTTTGAAGCGAAAGAAAAAGATTTATCGGCAGAGTGCAAATGAG GTGAGTACTTACTTACATGTCAAGAATAACAACTCAGCTGTGGCCCCAGTGTATGAGAGCATCACTCTCCCGCCCCAGAAGAACCGGTTGACATCTTCAACCTCCCTtacttcctcctcatcctcctcttcaccACCCTCGACAGTGCAAGCACCTCAGACTAGCATATCCTTCCACCCTTTGAATGTCAACAGCTCCATATTCTGCAGCCTCAAGAGAATGGGcaagaaaagaaagagaaagagagacactCGCAGGCATACCATTCAAAAAGTCATGGGGGTGGACGAGGAAACAGATGAGCCtctttacgcctgtgagacagtCACTTATGACACTCATACCTGGCCACTCAAAGATGGTCGAAGGAAGAAAGGTTCGCCACAGTGCGGAGATGAAATCGACGGTATGTCTGACATAAAGAATCCCCTACTGAGAGACATTGAGTTAGAATGCACTGGTGAGGACACTATTACTCCATACGCTGTTTCAGAGGGACGGGCCACCTCCAACCAAGGGACAGGCCGGTGCAAATTTCTTTCCTTGGGCTCCGTGTTAAGCTTTGACTTACCAAAGGACATGACTCTCATCCCCAGCATTCAGGAAATCATAACAATAGCTCCTCCGGAATCCAATAAGGCCATCGGAACTGATCCAGACCCCGACTTCCAACGGCACACAGCAATGAGTTCATTCAAACAAACTCGACCCTCGCTGGACAACACAGTTAACAGAGCGGAAGTCAGCTCTCAGATACAGACGTCTACAGTTGCTGCCAAAGGTTTGGCTGATAATGACGCCATTCTCAACACAAGTCCTCCGCTGGCAAAAGACGGGGATCAGATGGCTCCTTGTAATGGTTTGTCCAAAAGTCAGTTCAACGTGCAGGATGATGCAGAGCAGGAGTGGGACGAAATATCATCAGTACTCAAAACTGGAAATGATTACACCTGCAAGCTTTCCCAACCGATTTATGTGAATCAAGCCACTGTGGCCATTCACTCCGCAGCTCATAAACACAAGTGCCCAAATGTTCGTACACTTATTCGGGACCTCAATGGACACAAGTACCATAAAAGTGCAATACATGCACATGATGAGAACACAGGACAGTGTCTGCACCAAGCTTCTCACATGTTTGTCAATCTCAAGTCAACTGTGAAAGTTCGACAAGACTCTGTGGACTCGGGCAtctccagctccagcagcaTCAAACTATATCCTGAGGGGTCATGTGCAGATAATCCCCAGGTTACTGGGATGGTGGGAAAGCTCATGTCCCTTCAAGTGGGACGTATTGACTCCATGAAGACGACAGAAAATGTGGGCTCATCAAAACACAGCGAAGACCCACAACAAGAACCTGTCCACCTGGACCGTCAGCagtttgaggaggaggaagaagagctgGAGGGCATCTGGAAGCAAACTACCAACTTCAGGCAGAGTATCTGTTCAGACATCATGTATCAGCCGAACCAAGAGGAGTCCATCTCATTGGATCAACCGAGTAAGGCCATTCCCAGCTCATCCCCCAGCCAAGTTCGAAACCTGGCGACAGCCTCGGAACCCAACCTCCTCGTGGCCGACTTCAGGCTGCCATGGAACAACCAGAGCCTCCTGTGTGGTGACAAGGAGCCGCTACAGATCGTCAAAGACAGAAGGTCCTGGGCAGCCTTTCCAAACAGGGACCAAATTGGCAAGACCTTTGTGGCTGTGAATGAAACAGCCGCAGATCAGTTGAAACTGCCAAATGTTGTTGACAATCAGAAATATATCTACCGATACAAAGatggggaagaggaggaagagtcgAAAGGTGGTGAGGAGATGGGCAAACGCACAACTAGTTCAAAG GGCCAATCAAATGGCTTCTGTTACCGAGGAAATGATGTTCAAAACCTGGACACCATGGATATGCAGGACGAGTCAacagccacaagagggcgctgcGGTACCCTA AATGAAAATCCGGAGATGCAAACGATGGAGGGGACTCTCGAAAGGAAGCAAAAATGTCAACTTGGaggaaagaaa GCTGCCTCCAGAGGCTGGAACTCGTACCATACTGTTTTATATCGACACACCTTATGCTTCTATCAGCATAAGAAGGAAACACTAAGA ACCTCCACATGTGGCTTGCCGCTGAACCTCACTGGAGCTGAATGTTCACTTGCACCAGAGTACACCAAGAAACCAAACTGCTTCCGTTTGAG GCTGCGTGATGGCTCAGAATATCTCTTCAATGCCTCCTCACGCTTTTTGATGAATAAAtggatgaacaaaatacaagtcaacacag GTGGAAGTCAGTCTGCGTCTTCGCTATCAAGCAACCCAGTAGATCGAGACATCCCCATTTCCTT AAGCCCCCCTCTGTGCTCAGGCTGCTACGGTCTGGCCAAATGCTACTGCTCCTCCCAGCATGATCTCACCTCCACGTTTCCCAGATGGAAACCCCCGAACCGACCCAAAGACATGGTTGTCCTCTCCAGAGAGTTCATACGCATGCCAAAGAGTCACCGAAGATGTTTGGGGGAACATTCGACCATTTCATCCACACACGGACACTCCTGCA AAGAACAAGATGATGTTGATAATGATGACTGTAAGCAGATGATGACTCACAGACATCAGGGAGGAAGCGGAGACAGCACCTCTTCCCTCCATTCATCCCCCCCACGCAGCAATCAGGACTGGCTGAGCAGCAAGTGTCGCTCCCACTCCTTCACTTCTG CAACCTATCAGAAGATCAAGCCGACGCAGCAGACCTGCAGAGGCCCGGAGAAAGGGTCTAACTATAGTGTGACGCTAGTGCTGGGAGACAAGTCATTGGACAGAAAGATCGGTGGCGCTTCGGTAGCGGTGGCTGGATGGCAGCAGGACAATTGCCCTCCGATGAGTTACACCGGCCTGGCTCGGTCTCGCAACAAATCCATCTTTAAAAAGCTCTGTGGCAAAATCGACCTGTGA